From the genome of Alosa alosa isolate M-15738 ecotype Scorff River chromosome 18, AALO_Geno_1.1, whole genome shotgun sequence, one region includes:
- the LOC125311145 gene encoding forkhead box protein G1-like, whose translation MGDQKEPTMVHRSTSFSIKSLLLPSKSDKPDPDISEKTHLPSGSDSEKSLEPAEMESPPSEPEKSKEDDGQTPRTTETSKNGKFDKPPFSYNALIMMAIRQSPEKRLTLNGIYEFIMKNFPYYREHKQGWQNSIRHNLSLNKCFVKVPRHYDDPGKGNYWMLDPSSDDVFIGGTTGKLRRRSATSRGKLAMKRGLRFAPLGLGINDRANNPLYWQISPFLSLHTPHYNGSSPGFLNQGHAYGSLLPGVEQLGNGDLSRPILGGSSGPLGLANSYGMNTSPVGLLSGQSGYFVSGSQHPPPLQQSAAGFGVPTCSPPSLLSESLRTSLPSFNPGVSSGFPGVLSHQKRVASSSFLN comes from the coding sequence ATGGGAGATCAGAAAGAGCCGACGATGGTCCACAGATCCACCTCGTTCAGTATTAAGAGTCTGCTTCTGCCCTCGAAAAGTGACAAACCGGACCCTGACATCTCAGAGAAAACCCATCTTCCTTCGgggtcagactcagaaaaatcCCTGGAACCGGCCGAAATGGAGTCTCCACCATCAGAACCGGAAAAATCAAAAGAGGACGACGGCCAAACTCCGCGAACGACCGAGACCAGCAAGAATGGAAAATTTGACAAGCCGCCATTCAGCTACAACGCTTTGATCATGATGGCCATTAGGCAAAGTCCCGAAAAACGGCTCACATTAAACGGAATCTACGAGTTCATCATGAAGAACTTTCCCTATTACCGGGAGCACAAGCAAGGCTGGCAAAACTCTATTCGCCACAATCTTAGTTTAAATAAGTGTTTCGTCAAAGTGCCAAGGCATTACGACGACCCAGGAAAGGGAAACTACTGGATGCTAGACCCCTCAAGTGATGATGTATTCATCGGGGGAACCACAGGGAAACTTCGGCGGCGGTCCGCTACCTCCAGGGGTAAACTTGCGATGAAGAGAGGACTTCGTTTTGCGCCTCTCGGTTTGGGAATAAATGACAGAGCAAACAACCCTCTCTATTGGCAAATCTCTCCATTTCTATCTTTGCACACCCCACACTATAACGGATCATCTCCTGGATTTCTGAATCAAGGGCACGCGTATGGCTCCTTGCTCCCTGGAGTTGAACAGCTTGGTAACGGGGACCTATCACGGCCCATTCTTGGAGGTTCCTCTGGACCGCTAGGTTTAGCTAATAGCTATGGTATGAACACCTCTCCTGTTGGTTTACTGTCAGGACAGAGCGGTTACTTCGTCTCGGGAAGTCAGCATCCACCGCCACTTCAGCAGAGCGCGGCGGGGTTCGGGGTGCCCACCTGCTCCCCGCCGTCCCTGCTCTCGGAGTCGCTCAGAACCTCTTTGCCGTCTTTTAACCCGGGCGTTTCAAGCGGATTCCCAGGCGTCTTGTCCCATCAGAAAAGAGTTGCATCCAGCTCTTTTTTGAACTGA